One window of Brachionichthys hirsutus isolate HB-005 chromosome 21, CSIRO-AGI_Bhir_v1, whole genome shotgun sequence genomic DNA carries:
- the ankfn1a gene encoding ankyrin repeat and fibronectin type-III domain-containing protein 1 yields MQNVLEMLSYSKFSDLEQWLCMPSSLLLSRTLDSTHTSYSSASSRHSSSSSSFTPNCKSCFSSCSEPGATDPELKSSEWESNLSTPSPGKELSFLSPSLVPVLTSSPAAAANPHSGLSPGGLRWNSACSVQCDLWSPDLRGGVGSSLMAERSRAGRLRDRVVLRKTASIDEWFLHLRLPGRLERGRKKERRAQSLGTTGKHDSRKRRLPAVLTQQMQNLQLAQSRKGPSGPASPSAAKRLYRNLSEKLRGSTSSFEDAYFFGKTDIMSKQTWSLMAGGECLLEAVEQQDLDTVQVLLLQFSADELDLNTPNGQGLMALDVAIMTNNTPIAKLLLRAGAKESPHFLSIESRDTRLNALVLEAEQRAADLTAQAQRDGLSLDDCHKDKQLRAWEWRSKLYRRMRTGFQHALPPEAPSSVRLSVSSSSTLTVTFQEPQGLNATVVTKYRVEWSCLKDFSLLAGEMMLDNLQTLKCIINGLTTGRLYYVRVSAYNMKGWGLSAPSQPPSASPSCWTDGDCRDSRRRGNIEAMERLLQQVRVTHAHYCCGDVTKLQNPSRKQSVSRSLKHLFNSSNKFVKTLKRGVYLAAVFYHKDSLLVTAEEQIPIVEVDDSYSGSFMTDFSWFTKLSCMWEDVRWLRQSTSVSMSSSSTLQVRHKMLTATSQLQSLLGTHSLGRVHYEPIRDRHGNVLLVTIRDTDTQHALASGKWLQVTKLQSQRKSLSTPEEPYALDILIITMQDILAYHRRSTHRLAPGLYLGYLKLSSSVDQIKVLVSQQTPNMLCHTRIRDNANVSRYEWDWIQTLSAAGQREHMEAGLRPESSTPLLFSELQMAIKSLLKLITVPAHQARHYRLYSQEVIELGYGISFLLLLPTPDIVCSAPGQCNPYSPLSGFLHLPLQMFELGHFCAYKDKFISLYCRLSSVLDLDALITQQALREAITDSEVTTAKQRHQLILDYIQQLDEMRRDLRWITDALQYARYKEPHGGIPITYLVDTSVQKSHSSQKTDSTSSMDYLPTPSPELHRWKAISDSLLGPDEDGSSEVFLPADSDYDSSDALSPRELDLLYSPPQELSQQAMYCLSGSAPDVLQIQEHRSGVCRSKDHPLSPLGKDPESKDAALFSPLLSQHSSQSKAFTPTPTFSRTLPSSLSVPLSPRLSKDLPLFLPISPALSDTTKTLESLSLSNPHHIGAAAIKVSAPAKRKLLSRSHRGQYFSGPRWLRGHSGSLSEGVYTKQLDPDLPLRQELPPIHVSHASCTLENRPMRDLEPRTHIRRIFVEPCKKMSPDNKRMSCEDAKVIESGGEEPEGASKQEIDSDDQTNSQVSEILSSTL; encoded by the exons atgcagaa TGTCCTGGAGATGCTGAGCTACTCGAAGTTCTCTGACCTGGAACAATGGCTGTGTATGCCATCCTCGCTGCTGCTGTCCAGGACACTGGACTCCACCCATACTTCCTATTCCTCAGCTTCATCCAGAcactcctcctcatcatcttccTTTACCCCAAACTGCAAGTCCTGTTTTTCCAGCTGCAGTGAGCCAGGAGCGACGGACCCAGAGCTAAA GTCATCAGAGTGGGAGTCCAACTTGTCAACCCCTTCACCAGGAAAGGAGTTGTCGTTTCTGTCCCCGAGCCTTGTCCCCGTCCTGACCTccagccctgcagcagcagcaaacccCCACAGTGGGCTCAGTCCTGGAGGACTCCGCTGGAACTCTGCAT GTTCAGTGCAGTGTGACTTGTGGTCACCTGATCTGAGGGGGGGTGTCGGGAGCTCTCTCATGGCTGAGAGAAGCAGGGCGGGGCGGCTCAGAGACCGGGTGGTCTTGAGGAAGACGGCTTCCATTGACGAGTGGTTTCTTCACCTGAGGCTGCCGGGTCGACTGGAGAGAGGCAGGAAGAAGGAACGCCGCGCCCAG AGTCTGGGGACAACTGGAAAGCATGACTCCAGGAAAAG ACGCCTCCCAGCTGTTCTGACCCAGCAGATGCAGAACCTGCAGCTGGCCCAGTCAAGGAAGGGCCCCAGTGGGCCGGCCTCCCCCAGCGCCGCCAAGCGTCTCTACAGGAACCTGTCAGAGAAGCTACGTGGAAGCACCTCCTCTTTCGAAGATGCCTACTTCTTCGGCAAG ACCGACATCATGTCAAAACAAACGTGGTCGTTGATGGCC GGCGGTGAGTGTCTCCTGGAGGCggtggagcagcaggacctggaCACGGTTcaggttctgctgctccagtTTTCAGCAGACGAGCTGGACCTGAACACGCCCAACGGTCAGGGTCTGATGGCGCTCGACGTCGCCATCATGACCAACAACACGCCCATCGCCAAGCTTCTGCTGAGGGCGGGCGCCAAGGAGAGCCCGCACT tTTTGAGCATCGAGAGCCGGGACACTCGCCTTAACGCTCTGgtgctggaggcggagcaacgGGCAGCCGACCTGACGGCTCAGGCTCAGAGAGACGGCCTCTCATTGGACGACTGTCACAAGGACAAACAGCTAAGAGCGTGGGAGTGGAGGAGCAAATTGTATCGACGCATGAGGACCGGCTTCCAGCACGCAC TTCCCCCAGAGGCGCCGTCGTCGGTCCGTCTGAGCGTCAGCAGTAGCAGCACGCTGACCGTCACCTTCCAGGAGCCGCAAGGCCTCAACGCCACCGTGGTCACCAAATACAGAG tggagtggagctGTCTGAAGGATTTCTCACTCCTTGCTGGAGAGATGATGTTGGACAATTTGCAGACTCTCAAGTGCATCATCAATGGCCTCACCACG GGTCGCCTTTACTACGTCAGAGTGTCGGCATATAATATGAAGGGCTGGGGTCTATCTGCCCCCTCCCAGCCCCCATCGgcttctccttcct gttggacagacggtgactgtcGTGACTCCAGGAGACGGGGGAATATCGAGGCCATGGAacgtctgctgcagcaggtccgagtgacacacgcacactacTGCTGTGGAG acGTAACAAAGCTCCAGAACCCGAGCAGGAAGCAGTCGGTGTCCAGAAGTCTGAAACATCTCTTCAACTCCTCCAACAAATTTGTGAAAACCCTGAAAAG gggcgTCTACCTGGCAGCCGTGTTCTACCATAAAGACAGTCTACTGGTGACGGCGGAGGAGCAGATCCCCATCGTGGAGGTGGACGACTCCTACAGCGGCTCATTCATGACGGACTTCTCGTGGTTCACAAAG CTGTCCTGTATGTGGGAGGATGTCCGATGGCTGAGACAGAGTACATCAGTGTCCATGTCGTCGTCCTCCACCCTGCAGGTCAGACACAAGATGCTGACGGCCACCAGCCAGCTGCAG AGTCTCCTGGGGACTCACAGCCTGGGGCGAGTCCACTACGAGCCCATCAGGGATCGGCACGGTAACGTTTTATTGGTCACCATCCGGGACACGGACACACAACACGCTCTGGCCAGCGGAAAGTGGTTGCAGGTGACCAAACTGCAGAGTCAGAGGAAGTCTCTGTCCACACCTGAGGAGCCGTACGCCCTGgacatcctcatcatcaccatgcAG gacattTTGGCGTACCACCGACGCAGCACTCACCGGTTGGCCCCGGGCCTCTACCTGGGGTACCTGAAGCTCAGCAGCTCTGTAGACCAGATTAAAGTCCTGGTCTCCCAGCAGACCCCCAACATGCTGTGTCACACCCGCATACGGGACAATGCCAACGTGTCCAGGTAC GAGTGGGATTGGATCCAGACCCTGTCGGCTGCAGGACAAAGGGAGCACATGGAGGCGGGACTTAGGCCTGAAAGCTCCACCCCTTTACTATTCTCTGAGCTGCAGATGGCAATCAAATCTCTGCTGAAACTCATCACCGTACCTGCGCACCAG GCCCGTCACTACCGTCTCTACAGTCAGGAGGTGATCGAGCTCGGTTACggcatctccttcctgctcctgctaCCGACGCCCGACATAGTTTGCTCCGCCCCCGGGCAGTGCAACCCCTACAGCCCGCTGTCAGGgttcctccacctccctctgcaGATGTTTGAACTTG GTCATTTCTGTGCCTACAAAGACAAGTTCATCAGTCTGTACTGTcgcctgtcctctgtcctcgaCTTGGATGCCCTCATTACCCAGCAGGCACTGCGAGAAGCCATCACTGACAGTGAGGTGACCACAGCCAAACAGAGGCACCAGCTGATCCTGGACTACATCCAG CAACTGGACGAGATGCGTCGAGATCTCCGCTGGATCACGGATGCCCTGCAGTACGCTCGCTACAAAGAGCCCCACGGGGGCATCCCCATTACCTACCTGGTGGATACCAGTGTTCAAAAGAGCCACTCCAGCCAGAAGACagactccacctcctccatggATTACCTGCCCACACCTTCACCCGAACTCCACAGATGGAAAGCCATTAGTG ACTCTCTCCTTGGCCCAGACGAAGACGGCTCCTCGGAGGTTTTCCTGCCGGCAGACAGCGACTACGACTCCAGCGATGCCCTGAGCCCCCGTGAGCTGGACCTTCTCTATTCTCCACCCCAGGAACTATCCCAGCAGGCCATGTACTGTCTGAGCGGTAGCGCTCCAGATGTGCTCCAGATCCAGGAGCACAG GTCCGGCGTCTGCCGCTCCAAAGACCACCCCCTGTCCCCGCTGGGCAAGGACCCTGAATCTAAAGATGCTGCTCTCTTCTCACCTCTTCTCTCCCAACACTCTTCTCAATCCAAAGCCTTCACTCCAACTCCCACCTTCTCCAGGACCCTTCCCAGTTCTCTGTCCGTGCCCCTGTCCCCCAGGTTATCCAAAGACCTTCCTCTGTTCCTCCCTATCTCCCCAGCATTGTCCGACACCACCAAGACTTTGgagagcctctctctctccaacccCCACCACATAGGGGCCGCTGCCATCAAAGTCAGTGCCCCTGCTAAACGCAAACTTCTGTCCCGGAGCCACCGGGGCCAGTACTTCAGCGGGCCCCGGTGGCTCCGGGGTCACAGCGGGTCATTATCTGAAGGTGTCTACACCAAGCAGCTGGACCCGGACCTCCCTCTGCGCCAGGAGTTACCCCCCATCCATGTTAGTCACGCTTCTTGCACCCTAGAGAACCGGCCGATGCGAGATCTGGAGCCACGGACCCACATCCGAAGGATCTTTGTGGAGCCATGTAAGAAGATGTCACCTGACAACAAAAGAATGAGCTGTGAGGATGCGAAGGTCATTGAGTCTGgaggggaggagccagagggAGCCTCCAAACAGGAAATCGATTCAGATGACCAAACAAACTCCCAGGTGTCAGAGATCCTCAGCAGCACTCTGTAG
- the smim36 gene encoding small integral membrane protein 36, translating to MGFMEFYLEIDPVTLNLSILVASYVILLLVFLISCILYDCRGKDPTKEYAPDHTSVPSSQSPIRLVVMQNSPTSSRYQPNDTAGRGEREKRSTLV from the coding sequence ATGGGCTTCATGGAGTTCTACCTGGAGATTGACCCCGTGACCCTGAACCTCAGCATCCTGGTGGCCAGCTATGTCATCTTACTGCTGGTCTTCCTCATCTCCTGCATCCTGTACGATTGCCGGGGCAAAGACCCCACCAAGGAGTACGCCCCCGACCACACGTCCGTGCCGTCCAGCCAGTCGCCCATACGTCTGGTGGTCATGCAGAACTCACCGACCTCGTCCCGGTACCAGCCCAATGACACGGCGGGCCGAGGcgagagggagaaaaggagcACTCTGGTCTGA